TGCTTTAAAAGGCAGACAATTGTCAAAAGGGCAAGGTGAGAACGGCTGTATTTTTTGGATTTTGGGCGAGGCAGAACCCCTGCCTTTACATAGTTGTTAATCATACTGGAAGAAAGCAACCCCGTGTGTTCATCCCGTTCAAATAGAGAGAGTTGTTTTTCCATAAAAGTAAGGACTTGATCCATATAAAGATAAATTTCAGGAAGTCGGTCCCATGAGACTGCTTGATAATTTTCGATTTTTTGAGACCATTCAGAAATTCGCTCGGTTGGTTTGCTCATTTATGATTCCTCCTCTACTATGATTGGATTCTTAATATATTG
This genomic window from Caproicibacterium sp. BJN0003 contains:
- a CDS encoding DUF1836 domain-containing protein; its protein translation is MSKPTERISEWSQKIENYQAVSWDRLPEIYLYMDQVLTFMEKQLSLFERDEHTGLLSSSMINNYVKAGVLPRPKSKKYSRSHLALLTIVCLLKQVLSLQDIHALLKTSLDTQSESELYDAFCKAQKTSIEEVCERVDSAAQKGDSALTKLAMDLSIEADARRVAAERILSEQQKGTIEKDLDK